Proteins from one Nicotiana tabacum cultivar K326 chromosome 23, ASM71507v2, whole genome shotgun sequence genomic window:
- the LOC107828075 gene encoding inositol phosphorylceramide glucuronosyltransferase 1 has product MKVSLSRLGVLLFLIFMLCDCFIGASCKSEEAYVTLLYGDEFLLGVRVLGKSIRDTGSTKDMVVLVSDGVSQYAKELLLADGWIVEKISLLANPNQVRPKRFWGVYTKLKVFNMTSYKKVVYLDADTIVVKSIEDLFKCGKFCANLKHSERLNSGVMVIEPSEKVFNDMMSKVTTLPSYTGGDQGFLNSYYVGFANAHVYEPNLSSDVLNSRKVPEMERLSTLYNADVGLYMLANKWMVDEKELRVIHYTLGPLKPWDWWTSWLLKPVDVWQNVRVQLQESLPGTGGGKNSRDELLVKFLYLLPLVLIAFCYYRSFLQTQSRWLHIRQLYYKVRGGALAYASVPPASISSNQPVKVPAFLGAISVCCCFAAALVSLGLPLLIIPRQVMPWIGLLLMYEWTFTLFFLLFGSYLHLVYQWGRVAVNQSGQFLAHPVSLDYEPGKGHQRQQSCCDIAAWYYGLGMAFLAIAAPALPGIFGVTSLFLRLGLMVAGGLILASFTTYASEHLSIRSFVRGYEERNTPKNRSVCFLC; this is encoded by the exons ATGAAAGTCAGTCTTTCAAGATTAGGggttcttttatttttgatttttatgttatgtgaTTGTTTTATTGGAGCTTCTTGTAAATCTGAGGAAGCATATGTGACCCTTTTGTATGGAGATGAATTCTTGCTTGGAGTTAGGGTTCTTGGAAAATCAATTAGAGATACTGGATCCACTAAAGATATGGTTGTTTTGGTCTCTGATGGTGTTTCTCAATATGCTAAGGAGCTCCTCTTG GCAGATGGTTGGATTGTGGAGAAAATTAGTTTACTGGCAAACCCAAATCAAGTGAGGCCGAAGAGGTTTTGGGGCGTCTATACAAAGCTAAAAGTATTTAACATGACCAGTTACAAGAAAG TGGTGTATCTTGATGCTGATACCATTGTTGTTAAAAGCATTGAAGATCTGTTTAAATGTGGAAAGTTCTGTGCAAATTTAAAACATTCTGAGAGACTGAATTCTGGAGTCATGGTGATTGAGCCATCGGAAAAAGTTTTTAATGATATGATGAGCAAGGTGACCACTTTGCCTTCTTACACCGGAG GTGATCAAGGTTTTCTCAACTCCTACTATGTTGGGTTTGCTAATGCTCATGTTTACGAGCCAAATTTGTCTTCAGATGTCTTAAATTCTAGAAAGGTTCCTGAAATGGAGAGACTTTCTACTCTTTACAATGCAGATGTTGGCCTCTACATGCTTGCTAACAAG TGGATGGTGGATGAAAAGGAACTCCGAGTTATTCATTACACACTTGGCCCGCTTAAACCGTGGGATTGGTGGACTTCTTGGCTGTTAAAACCTGTTGATGTGTGGCAG AATGTGAGGGTACAACTTCAAGAATCTCTACCTGGAACTGGTGGGGGCAAAAATTCCAGAGATGAACTTCTTGTCAAATTTCTTTATTTGCTTCCGTTAGTTCTGATAGCATTTTGTTACTATCGGTCTTTCCTACAG ACACAATCACGATGGCTTCATATCCGACAACTGTACTACAAGGTCAGAGGAGGTGCCCTAGCTTACGCCTCTGTTCCGCCAGCTTCCATCAGCTCCAACCAGCCG GTGAAGGTGCCTGCTTTTCTGGGTGCGATATCTGTCTGTTGCTGTTTTGCTGCTGCGCTGGTGTCCCTTGGCCTTCCACTTCTAATCATTCCACGCCAAGTAATGCCATGGATCGGTCTCCTCTTAATGTATGAGTGGACATTTACACTTTTCTTCCTCTTGTTTGGAAGTTATTTGCACTTAGTGTATCAGTGGGGAAGGGTTGCGGTAAATCAATCTGGACAATTTCTGGCTCATCCTGTATCTTTGGATTATGAACCTGGAAAAG GTCATCAGCGGCAGCAATCATGTTGTGACATTGCAGCGTGGTACTATGGGTTAGGGATGGCATTTCTTGCCATTGCAGCCCCTGCATTGCCTGGTATTTTTGGAGTCACTTCTTTATTTTTGAG GTTAGGTTTGATGGTGGCAGGTGGTCTTATTTTGGCATCCTTCACGACATATGCTTCCGAGCATCTATCGATTAGATCATTCGTTAGAGGCTATGAAGAAAGGAACACACCAAAGAATAGGAGTGTATGTTTCTTATGCTGA
- the LOC107827983 gene encoding phosphoenolpyruvate carboxylase kinase 1-like, whose translation MSQALKIDFQICEEIGRGRFGTVYRCFSPVTGHSFACKSIEKSLLLDSTDRECLDKEPKILQLLSGSPNILHLYKIYEDENFLHMVSDLCPNNDLYERVSTGPLSERAVANILVQLISAINHCHKMGVAHRDIKPDNILFDSQDRLKLADFGSAEWFVGCEGGLMSGVVGTPYYVAPEVLTGKEYNEKVDVWSAGVILYIMLSGVPPFYGETPTETFQAVLRANLRFPTRNFRSVSPEAKDLLRKMICKDVSRRFSAEQVLRHQWVINGGETRSVDD comes from the exons ATGAGCCAAGCCTTAAAAATCGACTTCCAAATTTGCGAAGAAATCGGCCGTGGTAGATTCGGTACCGTCTACCGCTGCTTTTCTCCGGTCACCGGTCATTCCTTCGCCTGTAAATCCATCGAAAAATCCCTCCTCCTCGATTCCACCGACCGTGAGTGCCTCGACAAGGAGCCCAAGATTCTTCAGCTCCTTTCCGGTAGCCCAAACATTCTCCACCTCTACAAAATCTACGAAGATGAAAACTTCCTTCACATGGTATCCGACCTCTGCCCTAACAACGATCTTTACGAGCGGGTTTCCACTGGGCCGTTATCCGAACGCGCCGTCGCTAATATTCTGGTTCAATTAATTTCCGCGATTAATCACTGTCACAAAATGGGGGTGGCCCACCGCGATATTAAGCCGGATAATATCCTTTTTGATTCTCAGGACAGATTGAAGTTGGCTGATTTTGGATCTGCGGAGTGGTTTGTTGGGTGTGAGGGGGGGTTGATGAGTGGGGTGGTGGGTACGCCGTATTACGTGGCGCCGGAGGTTTTAACGGGTAAAGAATACAATGAGAAAGTGGATGTGTGGAGCGCCGgtgttattttgtatattatgctTTCCGGAGTTCCTCCTTTTTACGGCGAAACTCCGACTGAGACATTTCAGGCTGTTTTAAGGGCAAATTTGAGATTTCCCACTAGGAATTTCAGGTCGGTTTCGCCTGAAGCTAAGGATTTGTTGAGGAAAATGATCTGTaaggatgtttctagaaggttttcaGCAGAACAAGTGCTAA GACACCAATGGGTAATTAATGGAGGAGAGACAAGATCAGTGGATGATTAA